In one Mucilaginibacter sp. PAMB04168 genomic region, the following are encoded:
- the pbpC gene encoding penicillin-binding protein 1C, giving the protein MKNNSEMHTSVRCNIAFKNTLKQPKVYIPLAVILFLCTAFWFCLPKPLFKRPTSYVIDDEQGQLLGAAIAADGQWRFPYDEAVPDKFKECIIAFEDKRFRHHPGVDVLAFGRAIRQNLKSQKVSSGGSTLTMQVIRLATHHRRTIWNKMIEMVMALRLELTYSKEEILALYASNAPFGGNVIGLNAAAWRYYGRSSDKLSWGEMAAMAVLPNAPSLVHPGKNRKLLLKKRNLLLDKLAQKHIIDQSTAELSKLEPMPDKPLKLPQIAPHLLERFKAEHPPQSLFNTRIKTTLRAGLQEQVTAILERHHRILKANEINNLAAVVLDVETGKALAYAGNIFHPADEGLQSNVDVANAPRSPGSTLKPMLYAAMLHDGFILPNTLVPDIPTQIAGYHPENFDLGYDGAVPASRALARSLNVPAVKMLQKYKYERFYEVLKKMSITTLNQPADHYGLSLILGGCENTLWELSGAYASMARVLNHYNQNNRYSAADYHAPVYQAAPLNQPTEKNGLLDAGSVYYTFQAMEEVMRPGEEMLWQQFASTQRIAWKTGTSFGFRDGWAIGVTPKYVVGIWVGNTTGEGRPDLTGINTAAPVLFEIFRLLPVARDWFKAPVNAMVKIDVCKESGCRAGEYCEHIAQMWVPSGGLKSPVCPYHQLVHLDATRQWQVTTDCESPEQMVHQKWFVLPPSMEYYYKARNYQYRTLPPFRSDCAVADKGQPIEIIYPKDDAKIYIPIEADGTRGRMICNAAHRQPGIKVFWHLDNQYLGVTHDYHQMALTAPPGKHILTLVDANGNTVKVRFTVLDKEKPRYGFSSNKSKSRIT; this is encoded by the coding sequence ATGAAGAATAATTCAGAAATGCACACTTCCGTTAGGTGCAACATAGCATTCAAAAATACGCTTAAGCAGCCAAAGGTATACATACCTTTGGCTGTTATATTATTCCTTTGTACTGCGTTTTGGTTTTGCCTGCCTAAGCCGCTCTTTAAACGACCAACATCTTATGTTATTGACGACGAGCAAGGGCAGCTTTTGGGCGCAGCCATAGCGGCCGATGGGCAGTGGCGTTTTCCGTATGACGAAGCCGTACCCGATAAATTTAAAGAATGTATCATTGCTTTCGAAGACAAGCGCTTCAGGCACCATCCGGGTGTAGACGTGCTGGCTTTTGGGAGGGCGATCCGTCAAAATTTAAAGAGCCAGAAAGTAAGCAGCGGCGGCAGCACGCTTACTATGCAGGTGATACGCTTAGCTACCCACCACCGTCGTACCATTTGGAACAAAATGATTGAGATGGTAATGGCGCTGCGCTTGGAACTTACCTATAGTAAAGAAGAAATATTGGCCCTGTATGCCAGCAATGCCCCATTTGGCGGCAATGTTATTGGATTAAACGCAGCAGCATGGCGTTATTACGGGCGCAGTTCCGATAAGCTCTCCTGGGGAGAGATGGCAGCAATGGCAGTTTTGCCTAATGCCCCCTCGCTGGTACACCCAGGTAAAAACCGTAAGTTGTTATTAAAAAAGCGCAACCTTTTGCTGGACAAACTAGCTCAAAAACACATCATCGACCAAAGCACTGCCGAGTTGTCCAAACTTGAACCGATGCCCGATAAGCCCTTAAAACTTCCACAAATTGCCCCTCACTTATTAGAACGTTTTAAGGCCGAGCATCCACCACAATCATTATTTAACACCCGTATCAAAACTACTTTGAGAGCCGGTTTACAAGAACAGGTAACGGCCATTTTAGAACGTCATCATCGTATTTTGAAAGCCAATGAAATCAATAACCTGGCAGCTGTTGTGCTCGATGTGGAAACGGGCAAGGCATTAGCCTATGCCGGCAACATTTTTCACCCGGCAGATGAGGGTCTGCAGAGCAATGTAGATGTGGCCAATGCGCCTCGTAGCCCGGGCAGTACCCTAAAGCCCATGTTATATGCAGCAATGTTACACGATGGCTTCATTTTGCCTAATACACTCGTACCCGATATACCAACCCAAATAGCCGGTTACCATCCCGAAAATTTTGATTTGGGTTATGATGGTGCAGTGCCGGCTTCCAGAGCACTGGCCCGTTCCTTGAATGTACCTGCGGTAAAAATGTTGCAGAAGTACAAGTACGAACGTTTTTACGAGGTGCTTAAAAAAATGAGCATCACTACGCTCAACCAGCCGGCAGACCACTATGGCTTATCGCTTATTTTAGGCGGATGTGAAAATACGCTGTGGGAATTATCTGGTGCTTATGCCAGTATGGCCCGGGTGCTTAATCATTATAATCAAAACAATCGTTACTCAGCTGCTGATTATCATGCACCTGTTTACCAAGCAGCCCCGTTAAACCAACCAACCGAAAAAAATGGATTGTTGGATGCCGGTTCAGTTTACTACACTTTTCAAGCGATGGAAGAGGTGATGCGACCGGGCGAAGAAATGCTTTGGCAGCAGTTCGCCTCAACTCAGCGTATAGCCTGGAAAACCGGCACCAGTTTTGGCTTTAGAGATGGTTGGGCTATAGGTGTTACGCCCAAATATGTGGTGGGTATTTGGGTGGGCAACACCACTGGCGAAGGAAGGCCCGACCTAACTGGCATTAACACTGCCGCACCTGTATTATTCGAGATCTTCAGGCTTTTACCCGTTGCACGCGATTGGTTTAAAGCACCGGTAAACGCTATGGTGAAGATTGATGTATGCAAGGAAAGCGGATGCCGTGCAGGTGAATACTGCGAACATATAGCACAAATGTGGGTGCCTTCCGGCGGACTGAAATCGCCGGTGTGCCCCTACCACCAATTAGTTCATCTGGATGCCACCCGGCAGTGGCAGGTAACTACCGATTGCGAATCACCAGAACAGATGGTGCATCAAAAATGGTTTGTTCTGCCACCGTCTATGGAATATTATTATAAAGCCCGCAATTATCAGTACCGCACCTTGCCACCATTTAGGAGCGATTGTGCCGTAGCCGATAAAGGCCAGCCTATAGAAATTATTTATCCTAAAGATGACGCCAAAATATACATACCCATAGAGGCTGATGGTACACGCGGCCGCATGATATGTAACGCTGCACATAGGCAACCAGGCATAAAAGTGTTTTGGCATTTGGATAACCAATACCTGGGCGTAACGCATGATTATCACCAAATGGCCCTAACAGCGCCGCCCGGCAAGCATATACTTACACTGGTAGATGCAAACGGAAATACTGTTAAAGTGAGATTCACTGTTTTGGACAAGGAAAAGCCGCGTTACGGCTTTTCCTCAAATAAATCCAAATCTCGAATTACCTAA
- the fabF gene encoding beta-ketoacyl-ACP synthase II: protein MKRVVITGMGVVSSLGTDVATFWNNIKNGRSGAKAITRFDTSKFKTQFASQLPDDFHTAQYLDKGEVKRNDLFTQYALIAAKQAIEDSGFDINAMSPYDVGVIFGSAQGGFETFEQQIKEYSATNHEPHFNPFFIPKTLVNMASGLISIKYGLMGINFTTVSACASANSAIMDALNYIRWGKAKIVVTGGADAPITEGSIGGYNALKALSTRNTDPEAASRPFDVERDGFVMGEGAGVLVLEEYEHAKQRGATIYAEIAGSSMTGDAYHITATHPEGKGAIKAMELALQDAGLTHNDVDYLNAHATSTPVGDISEAKAIYSAFGDSAKLSVSATKSMTGHLLGAAGAVEAIISVKAVTDNLVPPTINTTTLDSQLPVGLRIVTGDAVEKTVNIAMSNTFGFGGHNAVVVFKKV from the coding sequence ATGAAAAGAGTAGTAATTACAGGAATGGGCGTGGTTTCGTCGTTAGGAACTGATGTAGCCACTTTCTGGAACAACATTAAAAATGGAAGAAGCGGCGCAAAAGCAATAACCCGTTTCGATACATCAAAGTTTAAAACACAATTCGCATCACAGCTGCCCGATGATTTTCATACAGCGCAGTATCTGGACAAAGGCGAAGTAAAACGTAATGACCTGTTTACTCAGTACGCCCTCATTGCTGCTAAACAGGCTATCGAAGACTCAGGATTTGACATTAATGCGATGTCACCCTATGATGTGGGTGTAATTTTCGGGTCGGCACAGGGTGGTTTTGAGACTTTCGAGCAGCAGATCAAAGAGTATTCAGCAACCAATCATGAGCCGCATTTTAACCCGTTCTTTATTCCCAAAACGCTGGTTAACATGGCATCAGGGTTAATATCCATAAAGTATGGCTTAATGGGTATTAACTTCACCACAGTATCGGCCTGTGCCAGCGCCAATAGCGCCATTATGGATGCGCTGAACTACATACGTTGGGGAAAAGCCAAAATTGTTGTTACTGGTGGTGCAGATGCGCCTATAACCGAGGGCTCTATTGGCGGGTATAATGCGCTAAAGGCCTTATCAACCCGTAATACCGATCCAGAGGCGGCTTCAAGACCGTTTGATGTTGAGCGCGATGGTTTTGTGATGGGTGAGGGTGCAGGTGTATTGGTATTGGAAGAGTATGAGCATGCGAAACAACGCGGTGCAACCATTTATGCAGAAATTGCAGGGTCGTCGATGACTGGGGATGCTTACCACATTACTGCAACACACCCCGAGGGTAAAGGAGCTATTAAAGCAATGGAGCTGGCTTTGCAAGATGCCGGCTTAACACACAACGACGTAGATTACCTGAATGCCCACGCTACGTCAACCCCGGTTGGTGACATTAGTGAGGCAAAAGCTATCTATTCCGCCTTTGGCGACAGTGCCAAACTCTCGGTTAGTGCTACCAAATCCATGACGGGGCATTTACTGGGTGCTGCCGGTGCGGTGGAGGCTATAATTTCTGTAAAAGCAGTAACCGACAACTTGGTGCCGCCTACTATTAACACCACTACTTTAGACTCCCAATTGCCTGTTGGCCTGCGTATAGTAACCGGCGACGCTGTAGAAAAAACCGTTAATATAGCCATGAGCAATACCTTTGGTTTTGGTGGCCATAATGCTGTAGTGGTATTTAAAAAGGTTTAG
- a CDS encoding Smr/MutS family protein, translated as MKYKLGDFVRFVDERREGYVTRIFDEQMIGVTGDDDFEIPVLASKVTTVHGHQSGSQASGGDVRGTLAVPAGEFKTNGVYLGVVSDVKAASVVHFHLINETSYQLMVTLITEKQQFKGEFIGILQPKSATAIYSAQLADIQVWPKFNLQILFYTQQDMKPAQPLVFSDKFKAKDFAGAKKPLPVINQQGWLIRLDEPEMVIDAEKLKESFFKPAVEKQEVEKPLSEVDLHIEKLRQDHHFMGSQEILRVQLEHFKKALDAAIVHQLPEITFIHGAGNGTLRNELHKQLSKHQKVQTFMDARKEKFGYGATKVLLK; from the coding sequence ATGAAATATAAGCTTGGAGATTTTGTGCGATTTGTTGATGAAAGGCGAGAAGGATATGTGACCCGCATTTTTGACGAGCAAATGATTGGCGTAACTGGCGATGATGATTTTGAAATACCAGTTTTGGCTAGTAAGGTTACGACGGTGCACGGCCACCAATCTGGCAGCCAGGCGTCTGGCGGTGACGTGCGCGGAACGTTGGCTGTACCGGCTGGTGAATTTAAAACAAATGGTGTTTACCTGGGCGTTGTAAGTGATGTTAAGGCAGCCTCCGTTGTACACTTTCATTTGATTAATGAAACGTCATACCAATTGATGGTTACATTGATTACCGAAAAGCAGCAATTTAAAGGGGAGTTTATCGGTATACTGCAGCCAAAATCCGCTACTGCTATTTACTCCGCTCAATTGGCTGATATACAAGTGTGGCCTAAATTTAACTTGCAGATTTTATTTTATACCCAGCAAGATATGAAGCCTGCGCAGCCTTTAGTTTTCAGCGATAAGTTTAAAGCCAAAGATTTTGCAGGCGCTAAAAAGCCTTTGCCAGTCATCAATCAACAAGGTTGGCTCATACGGCTGGACGAGCCGGAAATGGTTATAGATGCCGAGAAGCTTAAAGAAAGCTTTTTTAAACCTGCTGTCGAGAAACAGGAGGTGGAGAAACCTTTAAGTGAAGTAGATTTACATATAGAAAAGCTGCGCCAGGATCATCACTTTATGGGTAGCCAGGAGATTTTGCGTGTGCAGCTTGAGCATTTCAAAAAGGCGCTTGACGCGGCGATAGTTCATCAATTGCCTGAGATAACATTTATACACGGTGCTGGTAACGGCACGCTTAGAAATGAGTTGCATAAGCAATTGAGCAAGCATCAAAAGGTTCAAACATTTATGGATGCCCGTAAAGAAAAATTTGGATATGGCGCAACCAAGGTTTTGTTGAAGTGA
- a CDS encoding phosphatase PAP2-related protein yields the protein MSRNATISLRKNWKATWACTSQRSLMVTGSVIVAIILSAMPHFFQYIEKRPGIQLHDWVLAQIPPTDVSLYIFLIIWGMGLLTLVRAIQSPAIYVRYIWLYIVICLTRLLTITLVPLAAPAGLVELVDPITGIFYGHTVVTKDLFYSGHTSTLITMYFCLTKKSDRILSIIATVAVGCLLLVQHVHYTIDVLAAPVFVYLLNRIMTNTLFYNQNFNQTQQP from the coding sequence GTGAGCCGAAACGCAACAATATCATTAAGAAAAAACTGGAAAGCTACCTGGGCTTGTACATCGCAACGTTCGCTGATGGTAACGGGGTCGGTGATTGTGGCCATTATATTATCGGCCATGCCTCACTTTTTTCAGTACATTGAAAAACGCCCGGGCATACAACTGCACGATTGGGTGCTAGCTCAAATCCCTCCTACCGATGTATCGCTTTATATATTCCTTATAATTTGGGGTATGGGCTTATTAACTTTGGTACGGGCTATTCAGTCGCCTGCTATTTACGTACGTTATATATGGTTGTATATAGTGATATGCCTAACCCGGTTACTTACTATAACGTTAGTGCCACTTGCAGCCCCAGCCGGACTGGTTGAGCTTGTTGACCCTATAACCGGCATATTTTACGGCCATACCGTTGTTACCAAAGACTTGTTTTACTCAGGTCATACATCTACGTTAATTACAATGTATTTTTGCTTAACCAAAAAAAGCGACCGCATTTTATCCATAATAGCAACTGTAGCGGTGGGCTGTTTATTGCTGGTACAACACGTGCATTATACGATTGATGTATTGGCGGCCCCGGTTTTTGTTTACCTGTTAAACCGGATTATGACAAATACTTTGTTTTACAATCAAAATTTTAATCAGACACAACAGCCATAA
- a CDS encoding malate:quinone oxidoreductase yields the protein MTNTEYTQKPETDVVLIGAGIMSATLGLMLKHLQPNLTIEIFERLDVMAAESSDAMNNAGTGHSAFCELNYTPQLQDGTVDISKAIKIAEQFEVSKEFWSFLIEQQIIQSPKNFIYPVPHMSFVWGDANVSYLKKRYEALVKHHFFAGMEYSEDAQLLQNWIPLVMEGRQNGEKVSANRMDLGTDVNFGALTNSLFNYLKQQPGVNLHLQHEVRDLSREKDQSWRVSVKDLATGANRKLKAKFVFVGAGGGAIHLLQKSGIPESRGFGGFPVSGQWLVCHNQEVIERHQAKVYGKASVGSPPMSVPHLDTRMINGKKSLLFGPYAGFSTRFLKKGSLWDLFGSIKPGNIFPMMKAGIDNIPLTRYLISQVTQSQDDRLAALRDYFPNARKEDWDLDIAGQRVQVIKKDPKRGGVLEFGTEVVTAADGSIAALLGASPGASTSVSIMVQLIERCFKDQAKTPEWQEKLRGMIPSYGQSLSKNAQLANETRERTSKILELI from the coding sequence ATGACTAACACCGAATATACACAGAAACCTGAGACTGATGTAGTACTGATTGGCGCCGGCATCATGAGCGCCACATTAGGGCTGATGCTTAAACATCTCCAGCCCAATCTTACTATAGAAATTTTTGAAAGGCTGGATGTAATGGCTGCCGAAAGCTCGGATGCTATGAACAACGCCGGCACCGGACATTCTGCTTTTTGCGAGCTTAATTACACTCCGCAACTGCAGGATGGAACTGTTGACATATCAAAGGCTATAAAGATCGCCGAACAATTTGAGGTTTCTAAGGAATTCTGGTCGTTTTTAATAGAGCAGCAGATTATACAATCTCCTAAAAACTTCATATACCCGGTTCCACACATGAGCTTTGTTTGGGGCGATGCCAATGTATCGTACCTTAAAAAGCGTTATGAAGCTCTTGTAAAGCATCATTTTTTTGCTGGCATGGAGTATTCAGAAGATGCACAATTACTGCAGAACTGGATACCCTTAGTAATGGAAGGCCGCCAGAACGGCGAGAAGGTATCAGCTAACCGGATGGATTTAGGCACCGATGTAAACTTTGGTGCATTAACTAACAGCTTGTTTAATTACTTAAAACAACAACCTGGCGTTAACCTTCACTTGCAGCATGAAGTGCGAGACTTGTCTCGCGAAAAAGATCAAAGCTGGCGTGTAAGCGTAAAAGACCTGGCTACAGGCGCAAACCGTAAGCTTAAAGCAAAATTTGTGTTCGTAGGCGCTGGTGGTGGTGCCATTCACCTGCTGCAAAAGTCGGGCATTCCCGAGAGTAGAGGTTTTGGTGGTTTCCCTGTTAGCGGACAATGGCTTGTTTGCCATAACCAGGAAGTAATTGAGCGCCATCAGGCGAAGGTTTATGGTAAAGCGTCGGTAGGTTCGCCGCCGATGTCGGTACCTCACCTGGATACCAGAATGATTAATGGTAAGAAGTCATTGTTATTTGGCCCTTATGCAGGTTTTTCCACCCGTTTCCTAAAAAAGGGATCGCTGTGGGACTTATTCGGATCTATTAAACCGGGCAACATCTTCCCGATGATGAAGGCTGGTATCGACAACATCCCGTTAACTCGTTATCTGATTAGCCAGGTTACGCAGTCTCAAGATGACCGTTTGGCCGCTTTGCGAGACTATTTCCCCAATGCCAGAAAAGAAGACTGGGACCTAGACATTGCCGGACAGCGTGTGCAGGTAATCAAAAAAGACCCTAAACGTGGCGGTGTGCTCGAATTCGGCACCGAGGTTGTTACAGCAGCAGATGGTAGTATTGCAGCCTTGCTTGGCGCATCACCGGGAGCATCAACTTCTGTATCCATCATGGTGCAATTAATAGAGCGTTGCTTTAAAGATCAGGCAAAAACACCTGAATGGCAGGAAAAGTTGAGAGGCATGATTCCTTCATACGGACAATCTCTATCTAAAAATGCACAACTGGCTAATGAAACACGCGAACGGACAAGTAAAATACTGGAGTTAATCTAG
- a CDS encoding spore photoproduct lyase family protein — MELLNVLEQIDEEAKVIQTTNVKGHKAWMPKRVVFTPDAMDEPYGQQIFKRAQALNLNVELLKNNRITGLRGATDKETYKIAKNTLAIVNAPKSAFNLRPIPPSADWQFHLAEGCPAHCQYCYLAGSLQGPPAIRVFANLPAILENTIKFERLNQITSFEASCYTDPLSIEHITGGLAKTIRFFGQRAMSHLRFVTKFDAVDHLINLEHNGRTRFRCSLNADAVARRLEGGTPGVADRVQALRKMALPKELGGGGYPVGVVLAPIMPIPNWEEAYTDLFEHLQQNLNFETDLTFELITHRFTPGSKDILMSWYPNTGLDMEESTRSTKRNKFGGIKYVYTREQMGYLKSFFEHEINTRFPQAKILYWT; from the coding sequence ATGGAATTACTAAACGTGCTTGAGCAAATAGACGAGGAAGCTAAAGTAATACAAACAACTAACGTAAAAGGCCATAAAGCCTGGATGCCTAAGCGTGTGGTGTTCACACCCGATGCGATGGACGAGCCATACGGCCAACAAATATTTAAGCGTGCGCAGGCTTTAAATCTTAATGTTGAGTTGTTGAAGAACAACCGCATTACAGGCTTACGTGGCGCGACAGACAAGGAAACATATAAAATAGCCAAAAATACCTTAGCTATCGTAAACGCACCGAAAAGCGCGTTTAATTTAAGACCCATTCCACCATCGGCTGATTGGCAATTTCACCTGGCCGAGGGTTGCCCTGCTCATTGCCAGTATTGTTACCTGGCTGGCAGTTTACAAGGGCCGCCGGCCATCAGAGTATTTGCCAACTTGCCCGCTATTCTTGAAAACACTATTAAGTTTGAGCGGCTAAACCAAATTACTTCGTTTGAAGCCAGCTGCTATACCGATCCGTTAAGCATAGAGCATATAACCGGTGGTTTGGCCAAAACCATCAGGTTTTTTGGCCAGCGCGCTATGAGTCATCTGCGCTTTGTAACTAAGTTTGATGCGGTAGACCATTTAATCAATTTGGAACATAACGGGCGAACGCGTTTCAGGTGCAGCCTAAATGCTGATGCCGTGGCCCGCCGGTTAGAAGGCGGTACGCCTGGTGTTGCAGACCGGGTACAAGCTTTACGCAAAATGGCTTTGCCCAAAGAGCTGGGTGGTGGCGGTTATCCGGTTGGCGTGGTACTTGCGCCAATTATGCCAATACCTAACTGGGAAGAAGCGTACACTGACTTGTTTGAACATTTACAACAAAACTTGAACTTTGAAACAGATTTAACTTTTGAGTTGATTACTCACCGTTTTACCCCCGGCTCTAAGGATATATTAATGAGCTGGTACCCTAACACCGGCCTGGATATGGAAGAATCTACCCGCTCTACCAAGCGTAACAAGTTCGGTGGCATAAAGTACGTGTATACCCGCGAGCAAATGGGATATCTGAAAAGTTTCTTTGAGCATGAGATTAACACCCGGTTCCCGCAAGCCAAAATATTGTATTGGACATAG
- a CDS encoding cytochrome d ubiquinol oxidase subunit II, which yields MEYVIIGFLWLAILLYLVLGGADFGAGIIELFSTPANRSRTRKAAYQAIGPIWEANHMWLIIAVVILFVGFPLIYSTMSIYLHIPLVIMLIGITARGTAFVFRNYDAVVDNMQGIYNRIFLLSSFITPLFLGIIAGSAISGQINPSSTNFLSAYVFVWLNWFSVAIGLFTVALCGFLASIYLIGEAKNDEDKRDFIRKARNWNIIAVVCGALVFTAAWHDNIPLIRWILGNTIGLTAVIAASISLLVLWILVGRGKTIMPRILAGFQASMILLAITYVHFPDFLILKDGEHLSLFKHQAPNATMQALGWALIIGSLFILPALFYLYYSFQKDRFVEDGHLKS from the coding sequence ATGGAATACGTTATCATCGGCTTTTTGTGGCTTGCTATTTTGCTTTACCTGGTGTTGGGTGGTGCCGATTTTGGTGCTGGTATTATTGAGCTGTTTAGTACGCCCGCTAATCGTAGCCGTACCCGCAAAGCAGCTTACCAGGCAATAGGCCCTATTTGGGAAGCTAATCACATGTGGTTAATCATTGCTGTGGTTATCTTGTTTGTTGGTTTTCCGCTCATTTACAGTACCATGTCTATCTATCTGCATATACCGCTTGTTATTATGCTTATTGGCATTACGGCGCGGGGCACGGCATTCGTATTCCGAAATTACGATGCTGTAGTTGACAATATGCAGGGCATTTATAATCGTATTTTTTTATTATCAAGCTTTATCACACCGCTATTTTTAGGCATCATTGCAGGTAGCGCTATCTCAGGGCAAATCAACCCGTCCTCGACCAACTTCCTGTCTGCCTATGTGTTCGTTTGGCTTAATTGGTTTTCGGTTGCTATTGGTTTATTTACCGTAGCTTTATGTGGGTTTCTGGCTTCTATTTATCTCATTGGTGAAGCCAAGAATGACGAGGATAAACGCGATTTTATCCGGAAAGCCAGAAACTGGAATATTATTGCGGTTGTATGTGGTGCGCTAGTATTTACAGCTGCCTGGCATGACAATATTCCGCTTATACGTTGGATTTTGGGCAACACGATAGGCCTAACAGCTGTTATTGCAGCATCTATATCCCTCTTGGTTTTGTGGATACTGGTTGGTAGGGGTAAAACAATAATGCCCAGGATTTTAGCTGGCTTTCAGGCCAGCATGATTTTGCTGGCAATCACTTATGTTCACTTTCCCGACTTTCTGATTCTCAAAGATGGCGAACACCTGTCACTATTTAAGCACCAAGCACCCAATGCTACTATGCAAGCACTGGGTTGGGCTTTGATAATTGGTAGTTTGTTTATATTGCCCGCCTTATTTTACTTGTATTATAGCTTTCAAAAGGATCGCTTTGTTGAGGATGGACACTTGAAATCTTAA
- a CDS encoding cytochrome ubiquinol oxidase subunit I, whose translation MDDFLAARSQMALSLGFHIIYACIGMVMPFFMAVAHYRWLKTKDVNHKNIAKAWSKGVAIFFATGAVSGTILSFELGLLWPKFMQHAGPIFGMPFSLEGTAFFIEAIALGFFLYGWERLNPLFHWFTGVVVGVSGLASGILVVAANAWMNSPAGFDYINGQYTNIDPMKAMFNQAWLPEALHMTLAAFASTGFAVAGVHALMIVRKRNVVFHQQAFKIAAGFAAVAALLQPLAGDVAAKSVAKRQPAKLAAMEAYFHTQPASPLVIGGIPDVKAKKVNYGLEIPGMLSFLVYDNFHQPVKGLDQIPEKDQPPIAVTHYSFQVMVGLGMFMMLVGVLYLIAVWFKKHWLNSNWLLRLFIIAIPTGFIAVEAGWMVTEIGRQPWIIHGVMRTADAVTPMPGIAWSFYVFTAIYISLSIVVVFLLYRQIKMVPQLYDKQPENLTLSQS comes from the coding sequence ATGGATGATTTTTTAGCAGCCCGCTCACAAATGGCCCTTTCGCTGGGGTTTCACATTATTTACGCCTGTATTGGTATGGTTATGCCGTTTTTTATGGCGGTTGCCCATTACCGGTGGCTAAAAACCAAAGATGTTAATCACAAAAATATAGCGAAGGCCTGGAGCAAAGGCGTTGCAATTTTCTTTGCCACAGGAGCAGTGTCGGGCACTATTTTGTCGTTTGAGTTGGGTTTGCTATGGCCTAAATTTATGCAGCATGCAGGCCCCATTTTCGGTATGCCGTTCTCGCTTGAGGGCACAGCTTTTTTTATAGAAGCTATTGCGCTTGGGTTCTTTTTATATGGATGGGAACGGCTAAATCCATTATTCCATTGGTTTACAGGCGTAGTTGTAGGCGTTAGCGGATTGGCCTCAGGTATTTTGGTAGTAGCCGCTAATGCCTGGATGAACAGCCCCGCCGGGTTTGATTATATAAATGGGCAATACACCAACATCGATCCTATGAAAGCCATGTTTAACCAGGCATGGTTGCCCGAAGCTTTGCATATGACATTAGCCGCCTTTGCCTCAACCGGTTTTGCGGTAGCAGGTGTGCATGCGTTAATGATTGTACGTAAACGCAATGTGGTTTTTCATCAGCAGGCATTTAAAATTGCCGCCGGCTTTGCTGCGGTTGCAGCCCTTTTACAACCCTTAGCCGGCGACGTGGCTGCTAAAAGCGTAGCTAAACGTCAGCCCGCAAAACTGGCTGCTATGGAAGCATACTTTCATACACAGCCCGCATCGCCACTGGTAATAGGAGGTATTCCAGATGTAAAGGCTAAAAAAGTAAATTATGGACTGGAAATTCCGGGCATGCTCAGTTTCCTGGTGTATGATAATTTTCATCAGCCGGTAAAGGGATTAGATCAAATACCGGAGAAAGATCAGCCACCCATAGCCGTCACACATTATTCGTTTCAGGTAATGGTGGGGTTGGGCATGTTTATGATGCTGGTTGGTGTATTGTATTTAATAGCCGTATGGTTTAAAAAGCACTGGTTAAATAGCAACTGGCTGTTGCGTTTATTTATTATTGCAATACCAACAGGCTTTATTGCGGTTGAAGCGGGTTGGATGGTTACTGAAATTGGACGCCAGCCGTGGATTATTCATGGTGTTATGCGTACTGCCGATGCTGTTACGCCAATGCCTGGTATAGCATGGTCTTTTTACGTTTTTACAGCTATTTACATTTCGCTAAGTATTGTGGTAGTTTTTCTGTTGTACCGCCAAATTAAAATGGTGCCGCAGTTATATGACAAACAACCCGAAAATCTAACTTTAAGCCAGTCATAA